One part of the Humulus lupulus chromosome 9, drHumLupu1.1, whole genome shotgun sequence genome encodes these proteins:
- the LOC133802491 gene encoding ATP-dependent Clp protease proteolytic subunit 4, chloroplastic, protein MDVLSVSSTLHSPLPSTKLLHSSRSKPFSYLPISSPKIRTTTSVFKCFQATTSPAPKPFSKPQNFTPSMLLASAPQSPDTAMRGAEADAMGLLLRERIVFLGSSIDDFVADAIISQLLLLDAKDSTKDIKLFINSTGGSLSATMAIYDVVQLVRADVSTIALGIAASTASVILAGGTKGKRFAMPNTRIMIHQPLGGASGQAIDVEIQAREIMHNKNNVASIIANCTGRSFEQVQKDIDRDRYMSPIEGVEYGIIDGVIDGDSIIPLVPVPERVKPRLTYDDISKDPRKFLTPDVPEDEIY, encoded by the exons ATGGACGTGCTCTCAGTCTCATCCACACTCCATTCTCCCCTTCCCTCCACCAAACTCCTCCACTCCTCTCGCTCCAAACCCTTCTCCTACCTCCCTATCTCATCCCCCAAAATCAGAACCACAACCTCCGTTTTCAAATGTTTCCAAGCCACTACCTCGCCCGCTCCAAAACCCTTCTCCAAACCCCAAAATTTCACCCCTTCTATGCTACTTGCTTCCGCTCCTCAGAGCCCCGACACCGCCATGAGAGGCGCCGAGGCCGACGCCATGGGGCTTCTTCTCAGAGAGAGGATCGTCTTCTTGGGCAGTAGCATTGATGACTTCGTTGCCGACGCCATTATCAGCCAGCTTCTCTTGTTGGACGCCAAGGATTCGACTAAAGATATCAAACTCTTTATTAACTCCACCGGTGGCTCTCTCAG TGCTACAATGGCTATCTACGATGTTGTTCAGCTTGTGAGGGCTGATGTATCCACAATTGCACTTGGCATAGCAGCTTCAACAGCTTCTGTTATCCTTGCTGGCGGTACTAAAGGTAAACGCTTTGCAATGCCAAACACTCGGATAATGATTCATCAACCTCTCGGAGGTGCTAGTGGACAGGCTATAGATGTGGAAATTCAAGCCCGAGAAATCATGCATAACAAAAATAATGTCGCCAGTATTATTGCAAATTGCACTGGCCGCTCATTCGAACAAGTCCAGAAAGATATTGATAGGGATCGTTACATGTCTCCCATCGAAGGAGTTGAATATGGAATAATAGATGGAGTTATAGATGGAGATAGCATTATTCCTCTTGTGCCTGTACCAGAAAGGGTGAAACCAAGACTAACTTATGACGATATCAGTAAAGATCCAAGGAAATTCTTGACTCCTGACGTCCCCGAAGATGAGATTTATTAA